The following nucleotide sequence is from Vanrija pseudolonga chromosome 4, complete sequence.
GCGGCGGTGGGATCGTGACAAACTGGAGGTGTGCCGAGTTGGTGGTCAAACACAGGAGTGACTGCGTTGGCGACACGCTCATCGACCACAGAGGAGGCGACGGAATGGGGTATGTTTGCTGGACAGTCAGCATGCAATCTCAAGGCTCCAGCCTTGGTGACTCACCAGCACACGGCCGCTGGCCAGACAGCGCTCGGTGAGCTCGGTCGACTCCGAGCCGGCTGTAAACAGGCGCAGGTCCGACACCCGAGGGACCGAGTAGGGCTTGGAGTGGAAGTTTTCAGGATCCCGGATAGCGAGAGCCATGAGAGAGATGGTCGGGTGGGTGAGGGTTGGCGGGAGGGTCTGGGGTCAGCACTGCGCCAGCTAACGCAACTCACCTTCAAGAGGACCCAGTTGCCGCTGCTCCCACTCTCGGGGTGGACATACTCCCAGATCTCGATCTCGCCATTCTCGCGGGCAACAACAAGCGCTCCCAGCTCGTTCTGTTCGGACTCGGAacgcgccttgcccttggcagCTGGCGCGGCCGGGTCGCGCGCGGGGGGCAAAGGAAGtggagggaaggcgagggcTGTGATGGGCGACGGGGTGTGGTCGAAGAACCGCACCCtgtggagggggagggtgggcTGTGGCACTGGCGCCGGCATTGTGTCGCGCTGTGTGAGTCGCAGCGATCAGCACCGAAGTGATGGAGACGGACGACGCAGTGTCGGTGATgcaagctgctgctgcaggtAACGACGAGCAGACCAGGCCACAAATCCAAGAAATCTTGAACTTCGGTCCAGATGGCCTGTGATAATTTTGGGCCCGCCGGTGGAGGTGTCATGGAAAAATGACACGTGGGCCCACCTCCACCGGTCGCATCAGCTCGATCAGCGATCGAGGACAATACAAGTGGGAAGTATGGTGGTCGCGACGTCTTGCACAAACATCTCATCTACTCAAGATCAGCCACCTGCTGACAGCCGAGCCGATACAATGGCCCCGACGCAGCAGACCTCGCCAACAAAAGGGCCGAGCTCATGGCCCCAGACGTCCCCACCCTCACTCCTCATCGCCGTGGTCGACCTGCACCCGCTCTCATGGTCCCTCCTCTCGAGCTTGTCACCTGGCCCTGCGCCGGAGACGGGGGAGAAAGACAAGGCACCAGTGTCCCCAATCACAATCACCGAGTTTGCCACCATCCTCATGGTGTTTCTCAATGCCCACCTCGCGAGCAGGTGGGGCaacgaggtggtggtgtacGGCGCGTCGGCAGGGAAGGCGTAGGTTCACAGCCGTCGGACGTAACCTGACATCCAGAATGCTGCTCTACCCACCACCAGAGGGAGAGGACACCTCATCGCGCCCAAGCCCCAACTTCTACCGCCCCTTCCAGCTCCTGGACTCGAGATTCGAGGCGCGACTGAAGGAGCTCGTGGAGGAGCCGGTTGCCACTGAGCAACTGAATGGTGGGTGCCAGGAACAGCGTGATAACCCACACTGACGCATACAGAGCCCCCGTCATTGGTGTCGGCGTTGACAAAGGCGTTGTGCTGTAAGTATCTGGCCGAGTTGTGATAGTCGCTTACACCGCAGATATCAACCGCCGAAAGCCAGCAGAGGCGCCCGTCTCGGCTCTGACTGCTGGAGATGCCCCTGGGCCCAGCGGCACATCGAACCCGGAAGCGCCAGAAGCACGTATCATCGTGCTCAACGCTACACCTGGCGGAACGGAGGGGACAGGCGAGACCGAGTCCAAGGCGtccggtggtggtggcggacaGAAGGGTTACGTCGGGCTGATGAACCTCGTCTTTGCGGCCCAGAAGATTGTGAGCTACCAGGTTCTGGTAAAGAAGAACAAGCTGACAGTAACAGAAAATCCCCATCGACGTGCTCACCCTCCCGCCTGAGAGTACCAGGACGGCACCCCCTATCTTCCTCCAGCAGGCGGCTCACCTTACGAACGGCATCTACTGGCGCTGGAATGGTCGCGGCGGTCTTCTGCAGTATCTTCATGTATGTGGATACTTTGCCCTTGCCTTTATccgctgacccaccagtCTATTTACCTCCCTCCGCCATCACTGCGGCACCAGCCCTTCACGCTCCCTCCTCAGGACGCCGTCGATTTCAGGGCCGTGTGCTTCTGTCACAACAAtgttgtcgacgtcggcttTGTGTGCAGCGTGTGCTTGAGCAGTAGGTTACTGGGCGAACTTTGGTCGGGCAGCAGCTTACCCTCCCAGTTTTCTGTGAAGTACGCCCAGTCTGCTCGATGTGCAAGTGAGTAGTGTTAGATCCCACGGCAATTTGGCTAACACCTCCTTCCAGCACGCGGTACAACATTCGTACACTCAAGACCATCAAGGAGATGGCTGCAGGAGTCACGCCCATACCTCTGCCGGCTACAATTCTCCCGCCGAAGCAGAGccagaagaaggccaagccgGCAACGAAtggcacggcgccggcgccaggtgccgcggcggccgcggtaTCAGGTTCAGCGGCGGCTCCTGTCGTTAAGACCGAGGCAGAAGACGTGATTGTAATTGACGATTAGCATAGGACGGAGCATGGGATGTAGTGTACGATGACTATGCATATGTACAGGAGGTTTGAGCGCATTGTCTATGTTGATGCGATGGTGCGTGCTGACGGCAGTGGATGTGGACGGGTTCAGTCAGGCACGGGCCGATCACTGGCCCCGCAGCCATCAACGTCGTGGACCCAAGCGAGGGGGGGCAACAACAAGCTTGAGCTCTCCTCCAAGTCGTTCTACCTCGTGTTCGATGTAGGAAATACCTGTCTTTGCGTAGAGAGGGGCCCATTCGTACCCAGAGCAAGATGTTAGCAGTGTCGATAAGCATGCCCCCAC
It contains:
- the tfb4 gene encoding General transcription and DNA repair factor IIH subunit tfb4, with amino-acid sequence MAPTQQTSPTKGPSSWPQTSPPSLLIAVVDLHPLSWSLLSSLSPGPAPETGEKDKAPVSPITITEFATILMVFLNAHLASRWGNEVVVYGASAGKAMLLYPPPEGEDTSSRPSPNFYRPFQLLDSRFEARLKELVEEPVATEQLNEPPSLVSALTKALCYINRRKPAEAPVSALTAGDAPGPSGTSNPEAPEARIIVLNATPGGTEGTGETESKASGGGGGQKGYVGLMNLVFAAQKIKIPIDVLTLPPESTRTAPPIFLQQAAHLTNGIYWRWNGRGGLLQYLHSIYLPPPSLRHQPFTLPPQDAVDFRAVCFCHNNVVDVGFVCSVCLSIFCEVRPVCSMCNTRYNIRTLKTIKEMAAGVTPIPLPATILPPKQSQKKAKPATNGTAPAPGAAAAAVSGSAAAPVVKTEAEDVIVIDD